Proteins found in one Gammaproteobacteria bacterium genomic segment:
- the ybgC gene encoding esterase/thioesterase, which translates to MKNQFIWPVRIYYEDTDAVGVVYYTNYLKFMERARTEWLRALGFEQDILRHETGIIFVVRSVTVDYLRPARFNDLLEVVSCVEELHRVSLIFSQNIRYSQANDQILCMGKVKVACLDATTLRPRPLPVTLITEIRSVD; encoded by the coding sequence ATGAAAAATCAATTTATTTGGCCGGTTCGCATCTATTACGAAGATACAGATGCCGTTGGTGTAGTTTACTATACCAATTACTTGAAATTCATGGAGCGTGCCCGTACTGAATGGCTGCGTGCCCTGGGTTTTGAACAAGATATCTTACGGCATGAAACCGGCATAATATTCGTGGTGCGTTCGGTAACCGTGGATTATCTGCGCCCGGCGCGTTTTAACGATCTGCTAGAGGTTGTTTCTTGCGTGGAAGAACTACATCGCGTAAGTTTAATCTTCTCCCAAAATATTCGCTATTCACAAGCAAACGATCAAATCCTGTGCATGGGAAAAGTTAAGGTGGCCTGTCTGGACGCCACCACCCTGCGCCCTCGCCCCTTACCCGTAACCCTTATCACGGAGATTCGCAGTGTCGACTGA
- the tolQ gene encoding Tol-Pal system protein TolQ, giving the protein MSTDLSILSLVLNASLVVQLVMGLLVGVSLVSWTMIFTKSMALSRARKAADKFEQRFWSGTELTALYGQITARKYVTSGMESIFEAGFREFARLRKQPNIQPMAVLEGAQRAMRVALSREIDDLELNLSFLASVGSTSPYIGLFGTVWGIMNSFRALGNVHQATLSQVAPGIAEALVATAMGLFAAIPAVVAYNHYSNISERLINRYDTFLEEFSTILQRQAHV; this is encoded by the coding sequence GTGTCGACTGATCTTTCCATCCTGAGCTTGGTACTCAATGCCAGCCTTGTCGTGCAGCTTGTCATGGGGTTATTAGTCGGTGTATCGCTAGTATCGTGGACCATGATTTTTACCAAGAGCATGGCCTTGTCACGGGCGCGTAAGGCAGCGGATAAATTCGAGCAACGGTTCTGGTCGGGTACGGAATTAACCGCACTCTATGGTCAGATTACCGCACGTAAATATGTAACAAGCGGCATGGAAAGTATCTTTGAGGCGGGTTTCAGGGAATTCGCGCGCCTACGTAAACAACCCAATATTCAACCCATGGCGGTGCTGGAAGGGGCACAACGCGCCATGCGGGTCGCTCTTTCGCGGGAAATCGATGATCTAGAGTTGAATCTATCGTTTCTAGCCAGCGTTGGTTCGACAAGCCCATATATTGGACTGTTTGGCACGGTCTGGGGCATTATGAATTCCTTCCGCGCTTTGGGAAATGTGCATCAGGCAACACTTTCCCAAGTAGCTCCGGGAATTGCCGAGGCGTTGGTTGCTACTGCGATGGGATTATTCGCTGCTATCCCGGCGGTGGTTGCATATAATCATTATTCCAATATTTCCGAACGACTTATTAATCGTTATGATACTTTCCTTGAGGAATTTTCCACCATACTTCAACGACAAGCGCATGTCTGA
- a CDS encoding putative Discoidin domain-containing protein (Evidence 3 : Putative function from multiple computational evidences) — protein MKSFITKYLLILIIFIPFLFLSCNVSAENILAGKRAIEIKEVYRYDNINNGISVFNGSDWNSTDTAIFKDENSYIIYDLEKEYTIQSVKIQGDNNDYYQILISTNNNNDWEILFTAKPHSYSGLQFRSGQNLNKSGRYIKIQAYGGDKLYSISEIGIFLTNSDNESNMKIISSLSNTIIIKGKMLLFCLATILLLIFTHKNSPKWWLVSLITISFIGFINLLTSIVEQWPPDQDQISFFRAIIAGITAIALIRIFMMNKKYIAHRLIINYVLGFMALFSFLAFYNLGYPQFYYSAKNKPTYIHSLDLRQYYPTAKYFDEIGYHDIYIADIAALLEDKPNISIKDLENINIRNLRTHQVQKVIDFKDNIAIIKKRFSPERWNEYKRDAGYIRDLIGEREYINYMIDYGGNATPVWISQAKILFNAFDISDNNLMAMALIDPILLIILFFLIWRVFGLQTMFISMIIFGANDFIMYGSNWGGAILRHDWLVYLGYGICALKTKKYFLGGAMIALSAMIRAFPIFALIGVGIILLSWIFEYFIENKKLPEIHLIYKNNIAIFNVFFGATIIIGILFFLSSLIVGFSSWSIWWEKVHLLQDEPHANHFGVKSLIAGWDINQAEILKSRIIYYYSLVIALIALITIAIQKKNIEIAAILGLLITWILYYPQNYYIHFIIFLPLLIDTSKSQAIEEMSIEKLLIWLSLLLLCVLQYYAVPIKDLGQHFFLSNIYLFGTVVSILLVMIKSRENLLMDKLDSI, from the coding sequence ATGAAATCATTCATAACAAAATATTTATTAATTTTAATAATTTTTATTCCTTTCCTTTTTTTATCGTGTAATGTGAGTGCTGAAAACATCCTTGCAGGCAAAAGGGCAATCGAGATTAAAGAAGTTTATCGATATGACAATATTAATAATGGTATTTCAGTATTTAATGGTAGTGATTGGAACAGTACCGACACCGCTATTTTCAAAGACGAAAATTCATATATAATTTATGATTTAGAAAAAGAATATACTATTCAATCCGTTAAAATTCAAGGAGATAATAACGATTATTATCAAATACTCATTTCCACCAATAATAATAACGACTGGGAAATATTATTTACCGCTAAACCTCATTCTTATAGTGGTTTACAATTTAGATCCGGACAAAATCTTAATAAATCTGGTCGGTATATTAAAATCCAGGCATATGGAGGAGATAAACTGTACAGCATTTCAGAAATCGGTATTTTTTTAACAAATAGCGATAATGAAAGTAATATGAAAATTATCTCATCTCTTAGTAACACTATAATTATAAAAGGTAAAATGCTGTTGTTCTGTTTAGCTACAATATTGTTGCTTATTTTCACCCATAAGAATTCACCAAAATGGTGGCTTGTTTCGCTGATTACTATTTCTTTTATTGGTTTTATAAACTTATTAACATCAATTGTTGAACAATGGCCACCTGATCAGGACCAGATTTCATTTTTTAGGGCTATTATAGCTGGAATAACAGCCATTGCGCTGATACGTATTTTTATGATGAATAAAAAATATATTGCACATAGGCTGATTATAAACTATGTGTTAGGATTTATGGCATTATTTTCTTTTCTAGCTTTCTATAACTTAGGTTACCCACAGTTTTATTATTCAGCGAAAAACAAACCAACTTATATTCATAGTTTAGATTTACGCCAATACTATCCAACCGCAAAATATTTTGATGAAATAGGATATCATGATATTTATATTGCTGATATCGCTGCTCTTTTAGAAGATAAACCTAATATTTCTATTAAGGATTTAGAAAATATTAATATACGCAATCTCAGGACGCATCAGGTTCAAAAGGTCATTGATTTTAAGGATAATATAGCGATAATAAAAAAACGCTTCAGCCCGGAACGTTGGAATGAATATAAAAGGGATGCAGGATACATAAGGGATTTAATAGGTGAGAGGGAGTATATCAATTACATGATTGATTATGGTGGAAACGCTACTCCCGTCTGGATAAGTCAGGCAAAAATTTTGTTCAATGCTTTTGATATCAGTGATAACAATTTAATGGCCATGGCATTAATTGATCCAATTTTATTGATAATCTTGTTTTTTCTTATTTGGCGTGTATTTGGTTTACAAACCATGTTTATATCCATGATTATTTTTGGAGCCAATGATTTTATTATGTATGGTTCAAACTGGGGTGGCGCTATATTAAGACATGATTGGTTAGTTTATTTAGGTTATGGAATTTGTGCATTAAAAACCAAGAAATATTTTCTTGGAGGAGCGATGATAGCTTTATCTGCAATGATCAGGGCATTTCCGATCTTCGCGCTTATAGGCGTGGGTATTATACTTTTAAGCTGGATATTTGAATATTTTATCGAAAATAAAAAATTGCCTGAAATACATCTTATTTATAAAAATAATATAGCTATTTTTAATGTATTTTTTGGGGCAACGATAATTATTGGTATACTATTTTTCTTGTCATCACTAATTGTAGGTTTTAGTTCATGGAGTATCTGGTGGGAGAAAGTACATTTATTGCAAGATGAGCCTCATGCCAATCATTTTGGGGTAAAGTCATTAATTGCAGGTTGGGATATCAATCAGGCTGAAATCCTTAAATCAAGAATTATTTATTATTATTCTCTTGTCATTGCATTGATTGCGCTGATAACCATTGCCATACAAAAGAAAAACATAGAAATTGCAGCTATTTTGGGGCTGCTTATCACTTGGATTTTATATTATCCACAAAATTATTACATACATTTTATAATATTTTTGCCATTGCTAATTGATACCAGTAAAAGTCAAGCTATAGAAGAAATGTCTATTGAAAAATTATTAATTTGGTTAAGTCTTTTGCTTCTGTGCGTGTTACAGTATTATGCAGTTCCTATTAAGGATTTAGGTCAGCATTTTTTCTTGTCAAATATATATTTATTTGGCACTGTTGTAAGCATTTTATTGGTTATGATAAAAAGTCGAGAAAATTTATTAATGGATAAATTAGATTCAATTTAA
- the tolR gene encoding Tol-Pal system protein TolR: MARHRSRKRPMSQINVVPYIDVMLVMLVIFMITAPMLTEGVRVNLPSAAKSEPVDTQNKDPLVVTVDRDGHYFMGNEKNLVTNEELLSKTAAILRHDSNTQVLVKGDRNVDYGAIVNLMGLLRQAGAPTVGLITDQSGSSFRK, translated from the coding sequence ATGGCCCGTCATCGCTCACGTAAACGTCCTATGTCTCAAATCAATGTCGTGCCGTATATCGACGTAATGCTCGTAATGTTGGTTATTTTCATGATCACTGCGCCGATGCTCACTGAAGGTGTGCGTGTGAATCTACCGAGTGCTGCTAAATCCGAGCCAGTGGATACGCAAAATAAGGATCCGTTGGTGGTGACAGTAGATCGGGATGGACACTATTTCATGGGAAATGAAAAAAATTTGGTAACCAACGAGGAGTTACTGTCCAAAACAGCAGCGATTCTGCGTCATGACTCAAATACGCAAGTATTAGTGAAAGGAGATCGAAACGTGGATTATGGCGCTATTGTCAACCTTATGGGATTGTTACGTCAGGCGGGCGCTCCCACGGTGGGTCTCATTACTGATCAATCTGGTTCTTCTTTCCGAAAGTAA
- a CDS encoding colicin import membrane protein, with the protein MLRKLLDNVRAAILAIAIHLALFGMLTLNLDWTSKSREKTNIPEVVEAVIVDEATIQAEMKRLRKAEDERAAHLRQEEKQAEAARQIRETEEKRLVETQRRKEEEEQARHQATEERRRAEEEKAAIAEETRRIRETEERRTAEARHHAEEEKANLAEERRQVEETRRQAEEVRRKAEETHRQAEEERIRVAEEKRHIEAERLRAEEDKRKVAEEQRKIEEKERLEEKRLLEEKRQTEDNNRKIEEKKRKAVEARRAEENKRKIEEENRKKMEIEEKRKQEEKRLAEEKHKAEVAAREKAEAETSKRKQQEEKRLAEEKHKAEVAAREKAEAEANKRKQQEEKRLAEEKHKAEAEENKRKMAEEQRKAEEGRRKAEAEHELQDQLDSEAHGRSDAAARGEQVRQDQMVLARYQTIIADKVERNWRKPLNAEPNVGCDVYVKLTPGGEVTKVNVKHCSSGDTAYAHSVEAAVYKASPLPLPSDPRLADNFLREELHLKFKPREK; encoded by the coding sequence GTGCTCCGCAAGCTTCTGGATAATGTTCGCGCCGCCATTTTAGCGATTGCTATTCACCTCGCTTTATTCGGAATGCTTACTCTGAATTTAGATTGGACATCCAAGTCTCGGGAAAAGACTAACATTCCAGAGGTAGTTGAAGCGGTAATCGTGGACGAAGCCACCATTCAAGCAGAAATGAAACGTTTGCGAAAAGCCGAAGATGAGCGCGCGGCTCATCTTCGGCAAGAGGAAAAGCAAGCCGAGGCAGCGCGTCAAATTCGAGAGACCGAAGAAAAACGTTTGGTGGAAACGCAACGTCGCAAGGAAGAGGAAGAGCAAGCACGCCATCAAGCCACCGAGGAGCGTCGCCGCGCCGAAGAAGAAAAGGCTGCCATTGCCGAGGAAACCCGACGCATCCGTGAAACGGAGGAACGGCGCACCGCAGAGGCGCGACACCATGCCGAAGAGGAAAAAGCTAATTTAGCCGAAGAACGTCGTCAAGTGGAGGAAACCCGTCGCCAAGCCGAAGAAGTTCGTCGTAAAGCGGAAGAAACACATCGTCAAGCGGAGGAGGAACGCATTCGCGTGGCTGAGGAAAAACGCCATATTGAAGCGGAACGCCTGCGTGCCGAAGAGGATAAACGAAAAGTTGCTGAAGAACAGCGCAAAATAGAAGAAAAAGAACGTTTAGAAGAAAAACGCTTGCTTGAGGAAAAACGTCAAACAGAGGACAATAACCGCAAGATCGAGGAAAAAAAACGTAAGGCTGTAGAAGCTAGGCGTGCCGAAGAAAATAAACGCAAGATCGAGGAAGAAAATCGTAAAAAAATGGAAATTGAGGAAAAACGCAAGCAAGAAGAAAAGCGTCTAGCAGAGGAAAAACATAAAGCCGAGGTCGCGGCCCGTGAAAAGGCTGAAGCTGAGACAAGTAAACGTAAGCAACAAGAAGAAAAACGTCTAGCAGAGGAAAAACATAAAGCCGAGGTCGCAGCTCGTGAAAAAGCTGAGGCTGAGGCAAATAAACGTAAGCAACAGGAAGAAAAACGCTTGGCAGAGGAAAAGCATAAAGCCGAAGCAGAGGAAAATAAACGCAAGATGGCGGAAGAACAACGCAAGGCCGAGGAAGGGCGGCGTAAGGCCGAGGCGGAACATGAATTGCAAGATCAACTCGATAGCGAAGCACACGGTCGGTCCGATGCCGCTGCGCGCGGGGAGCAGGTGCGCCAAGATCAAATGGTTCTCGCTCGTTACCAAACTATCATCGCGGACAAGGTGGAGCGAAACTGGCGCAAGCCACTCAATGCCGAACCCAACGTAGGGTGCGATGTTTATGTCAAACTAACACCCGGAGGAGAAGTGACTAAGGTCAACGTCAAGCATTGTAGTAGTGGCGATACTGCTTATGCGCACTCAGTCGAGGCAGCGGTCTACAAGGCATCTCCATTACCGCTGCCATCTGATCCTAGATTGGCGGATAATTTTCTTAGGGAAGAACTCCATTTGAAATTCAAACCACGGGAGAAATAA
- the tolB gene encoding Tol-Pal system periplasmic protein TolB has product MLKRLFVYLCFFLIEPGVIPVHAMTIEVSGGEEGAIPIAIVPFGFNGAGAAPVDIAAIVAADLRRTGHFAPLTNKDIISQPHSAAEVRFEDWRLLGTENLVVGLVQSLGMGRYGIQFELFDVFKGNRLTGLSIDVGPNQNSRQVAHQIADIIYKQLTGERGAFNTRIAYVAAGPNRGRYNSSYALKVADADGDNSRTVLTSKEPILSPAWSPESTRIAYVSFENRHPSIYIQDLSSGKREVVANYPGTNSAPAWSPDGRQLAASLSKDGNSEIYILDLASRSAQRLTNNTAIDTEPAWSPDGSTIVFTSDRSGSPQIYRISVNGGREERLTFEGKYNAHPQFSPDGRRLVLVHGNGALNHIAILDLEKAGSLRQITRTNLDESPSFSPNGTMIIYASEDSGGSMLRVVSVDGRGPQRLGVPENDAREPTWSSLNKRLEE; this is encoded by the coding sequence GTGCTTAAACGTCTGTTTGTATATTTATGCTTTTTTTTGATCGAGCCTGGCGTTATTCCTGTTCATGCCATGACTATTGAAGTCAGTGGTGGCGAAGAAGGCGCAATCCCTATCGCCATTGTTCCTTTTGGCTTCAATGGTGCCGGGGCAGCACCGGTCGATATTGCTGCTATCGTCGCCGCTGACCTGCGGCGGACCGGACATTTTGCGCCGCTGACTAATAAGGACATCATTTCGCAACCTCACTCGGCGGCTGAAGTTCGTTTCGAAGATTGGCGCCTCCTGGGCACCGAAAATCTTGTAGTTGGCTTGGTCCAGTCCTTGGGAATGGGGAGGTATGGCATTCAATTTGAACTTTTCGATGTCTTTAAGGGCAACCGTTTGACCGGACTTAGTATTGATGTTGGCCCCAACCAAAATTCGCGTCAGGTTGCTCACCAAATCGCGGATATCATCTACAAACAGCTAACCGGCGAACGCGGTGCCTTTAATACCCGTATCGCCTATGTGGCCGCAGGCCCAAATCGAGGTAGATATAACAGTAGTTATGCCTTAAAAGTCGCGGATGCCGATGGCGACAACTCACGGACTGTCCTGACCTCTAAGGAACCAATTTTATCTCCTGCTTGGTCGCCTGAAAGTACTCGTATTGCTTACGTTTCTTTCGAGAATCGTCATCCTTCAATTTATATTCAGGACTTGAGCAGCGGTAAGCGGGAAGTAGTAGCCAACTATCCTGGTACTAACAGTGCTCCTGCGTGGTCTCCAGATGGGCGTCAACTCGCTGCTTCCTTATCCAAGGACGGCAATTCCGAAATTTACATTCTGGATCTTGCCAGCCGTTCTGCCCAACGTTTGACTAATAACACTGCCATTGATACCGAGCCTGCATGGTCACCCGATGGTAGTACCATTGTTTTTACCTCTGATCGCAGTGGCTCACCACAGATTTATCGAATATCCGTTAACGGTGGCCGCGAGGAACGTCTTACCTTTGAAGGTAAATACAATGCTCATCCACAATTTTCTCCTGATGGTCGTCGGCTTGTTCTCGTTCATGGTAATGGGGCACTGAACCATATTGCGATATTAGACTTAGAAAAAGCCGGTAGCCTACGTCAAATTACCCGCACCAATCTCGATGAATCTCCTAGTTTTTCCCCTAACGGAACAATGATTATCTATGCCTCTGAAGATAGCGGAGGGAGTATGCTACGGGTAGTTTCGGTGGATGGTCGAGGTCCGCAGCGATTAGGTGTACCAGAAAACGACGCTCGTGAACCCACTTGGAGTTCTTTGAACAAAAGATTAGAGGAATAA
- the pal gene encoding Peptidoglycan-associated protein produces MAIIQWFRILFLALPVVVIVGCSTDQTKENAESAAVGVGGTGGGETTGIGENANLSATDLAGVNKSERVYNPEDRMTESFGKEFDDPATLLSKRVIYFDYDNTDVSLEYQPIISAHAGYLAKNPKITVILEGHTDERGSREYNLALGERRAQIVRQFMQLNVAPNQLEVVSYGEERPASIGHEEAAWRLNRRVEIVYRRK; encoded by the coding sequence ATGGCTATTATTCAATGGTTTCGGATACTGTTCCTGGCCTTGCCGGTGGTGGTGATTGTGGGCTGCTCTACGGATCAGACCAAGGAAAACGCGGAAAGCGCGGCGGTAGGAGTGGGAGGCACTGGTGGTGGGGAAACAACGGGTATTGGAGAGAATGCCAACCTATCCGCCACAGATTTAGCGGGTGTCAATAAATCCGAGCGTGTTTATAACCCTGAGGATCGCATGACTGAGTCCTTTGGTAAGGAGTTCGATGACCCCGCAACCCTTCTATCCAAGCGAGTCATCTATTTTGACTATGACAATACCGACGTGAGCCTAGAATACCAGCCGATTATTTCTGCCCACGCTGGTTATTTGGCAAAAAATCCAAAAATTACTGTGATTTTGGAGGGCCATACCGATGAGCGAGGTTCTCGGGAATATAATCTCGCATTGGGTGAGCGTCGTGCTCAAATTGTCCGTCAATTCATGCAACTCAACGTGGCTCCCAATCAACTTGAGGTTGTAAGCTACGGTGAAGAACGTCCCGCTTCTATCGGCCATGAAGAAGCGGCTTGGCGGCTTAATCGTCGCGTTGAGATCGTTTACCGGAGAAAATAA
- the cpoB gene encoding Cell division coordinator CpoB — translation MIFPWRIAIVFVAVVILHTNTLAADVSANIEGINRTLMDTLRQIKTLQQEVQELRGEVELHAHTLNAMKTRQQEMSQDSDRRMTMAPSVTASPQSPSLPLAPIVAEPSIVQQPRPAAAAQPPRPLASTSSVSSNAEGQSAYDNAFNLLRSGSYDEAIKGFRDFLAIYPEGQLAANSQYWIGEAYYVTRRFKEAMPEFQRIIDGYPDSSKTGDALLKLGYIQYELNQTAEAKKSLEEVIARFPQSTAAKLASARLAKMKH, via the coding sequence ATGATATTTCCTTGGCGTATTGCTATTGTTTTTGTCGCTGTAGTAATCCTGCATACCAATACCTTGGCAGCAGATGTGTCCGCCAACATCGAGGGCATCAACCGTACCCTGATGGACACACTGCGCCAAATTAAAACATTACAGCAGGAGGTTCAGGAATTGCGTGGCGAGGTGGAGCTTCATGCCCATACGCTAAACGCCATGAAAACCCGACAGCAGGAGATGTCACAGGATTCAGATCGACGCATGACCATGGCTCCGTCGGTAACTGCGTCCCCTCAGTCTCCATCGCTCCCACTGGCACCGATTGTTGCAGAGCCATCGATCGTACAACAACCGCGTCCAGCAGCTGCGGCTCAACCACCTCGTCCGCTTGCATCAACCAGTTCCGTTTCCAGTAATGCCGAAGGGCAAAGTGCCTACGACAATGCTTTCAATTTGCTACGATCAGGGAGTTATGATGAAGCCATCAAGGGATTCCGTGATTTCCTTGCTATCTATCCTGAAGGGCAGCTTGCCGCCAACAGCCAATATTGGATCGGCGAGGCTTACTACGTAACCCGTCGGTTTAAGGAAGCGATGCCTGAGTTTCAACGTATTATTGATGGATATCCCGATTCTTCCAAAACCGGAGACGCGCTGCTCAAGTTAGGTTATATTCAATATGAATTGAATCAGACAGCTGAAGCGAAAAAATCTTTGGAAGAAGTTATCGCTCGTTTTCCTCAAAGCACCGCAGCTAAACTCGCATCAGCACGTTTAGCGAAAATGAAACATTGA
- a CDS encoding acetoin utilization protein AcuC, whose product MTQTVSLYVGEELGRYDFGHDHPFGPRRQSAFWDTARESSLDAWVRLCNPIQASQRVIELFHTPKYVSLVRERSEAGHGYLDYGDTPAFKGIYEIATFVVGSVLHAVQQVMERQTRRAFIPIAGLHHARPERAAGFCVFNDLGVAIAALKHDYGLSRIAYVDIDAHHGDGIYYPFEADPAVIFADTHEDGRFLYPGTGHANEQGKGAATGIKLNLPLQPGTQDEDFFAIWPSIEKLLRTQRPEFILLQGGVDSLAGDPLTHLGFSPRVHAFVTNRLITIAEDLCDGRLIVTGGGGYNLSNIARGWTAILRSLLEIDLS is encoded by the coding sequence ATGACTCAGACTGTTTCTCTTTATGTTGGCGAAGAACTTGGCCGCTATGATTTTGGTCACGATCATCCTTTTGGACCCCGTCGCCAAAGCGCTTTTTGGGATACCGCCCGTGAATCCAGCCTAGATGCCTGGGTTCGTCTGTGTAACCCGATACAGGCCTCACAACGTGTCATTGAATTATTTCATACTCCAAAATACGTTTCCTTGGTCAGGGAGCGTTCCGAGGCGGGGCATGGTTATCTTGATTATGGCGATACCCCAGCTTTCAAGGGAATTTATGAGATCGCCACTTTTGTAGTAGGTTCGGTGTTGCACGCCGTCCAGCAAGTTATGGAAAGGCAGACTCGACGCGCTTTTATTCCGATTGCCGGGTTACACCATGCCCGCCCGGAGCGGGCGGCGGGTTTTTGCGTGTTTAATGATCTAGGCGTGGCTATCGCCGCCTTGAAACACGACTATGGTCTTTCTCGCATCGCTTACGTGGATATCGACGCTCATCATGGTGACGGTATCTATTATCCCTTCGAGGCAGATCCCGCCGTTATTTTCGCTGACACTCATGAAGACGGTCGCTTTCTTTACCCTGGTACTGGTCATGCCAACGAACAGGGTAAAGGTGCTGCCACTGGTATCAAACTTAACCTGCCACTACAACCTGGTACCCAAGATGAAGATTTTTTCGCGATCTGGCCATCAATAGAAAAGCTCTTGCGTACCCAACGCCCTGAATTCATCCTCTTGCAAGGAGGAGTAGACAGCCTTGCAGGTGATCCTCTAACTCATTTGGGATTTTCTCCTCGCGTCCATGCTTTTGTTACCAATCGATTAATTACAATCGCCGAAGATCTCTGCGATGGACGGTTGATCGTCACAGGAGGCGGTGGCTACAACCTATCCAATATCGCTCGGGGTTGGACCGCGATTTTACGTTCCTTGCTGGAGATCGATCTTTCGTGA
- a CDS encoding conserved hypothetical protein (Evidence 4 : Unknown function but conserved in other organisms): protein MTLLFSAQPGCREAHLERRYKNPLFPKEGRRVTQEELNRARQADEADCVAFQEDLRILLREVIELPAHVESDPVLKLKERIEFLYETCAGLPGELSREREGLERLNHLIMQRIMAGATDDPYACWQLKQEEIARNLHWCALRQPLVAHLLRPDSPISSEDLVPTLLSESEESISAVMTILDQEQQNLLRLQARQWLERLQSGEEEVPAIAWQRLKVLEEC, encoded by the coding sequence ATGACTCTTCTTTTTAGTGCTCAACCTGGCTGCCGCGAAGCCCATCTTGAGCGTCGTTACAAAAATCCGCTATTTCCCAAGGAAGGGCGGCGAGTTACGCAGGAAGAATTAAATAGGGCGCGTCAAGCTGATGAGGCGGATTGTGTCGCTTTTCAGGAAGATCTACGTATCTTGTTGCGCGAAGTCATTGAGCTACCTGCACATGTAGAATCCGATCCAGTCCTGAAACTCAAAGAACGCATTGAATTTCTTTATGAAACTTGCGCTGGTCTACCAGGAGAACTATCGCGGGAGCGAGAAGGGTTAGAGCGACTTAATCACCTAATCATGCAAAGGATAATGGCAGGAGCAACAGATGACCCCTACGCTTGTTGGCAATTAAAACAGGAAGAGATAGCGCGGAACCTTCATTGGTGCGCATTACGCCAACCGCTGGTCGCGCATTTGTTGCGCCCTGACTCTCCTATTTCCTCAGAGGATTTGGTTCCTACTTTGCTGTCCGAGAGTGAGGAATCGATCAGCGCGGTAATGACTATATTAGATCAGGAACAGCAAAATTTATTGCGGCTTCAGGCGCGTCAATGGCTAGAACGATTACAGTCTGGAGAGGAGGAAGTGCCAGCTATTGCCTGGCAACGCTTGAAAGTTTTAGAAGAGTGTTAA